The DNA region CGGCCACTTCTTCCATGGTGGCGGCGATGGTGGCGGGGGCATCCATATACTGCTGGTTGGTGGTTTCCCGGCCTTGGAAATAAACGTCCGGGGCCTGCTGGCCGACCTTCACCCGGGGATTCTCAGGGTTCAGCGCGCGCAGGCGGAAAGCTTCCACCAGAGCGGGATCGTTGAGCTCGGCCATGGTCTCGTAATCGATCACATCGACCTTTTGCAGTTCGTGAGAGGTGCGGAAGCCGTCGAAGAAGACCAGGAAGGGGATGGAGGTCTTCATCGTGGCCAACTGCGCCACCACACCGAGGTCCATCACTTCCTGCACGCTGTTGGCGGCGATCAGCGCCCAGCCTGTGTTGCGGGCACTCATCACGTCCGAATGGTCACCAAAAATGGAGAGGGACTGCGCGGCGAGGGAACGCGCGGTGACGTAGAATACTGTGGGCAGCATTTCGCCGGCTATTTTGTGCATGTTCGGCAGCATCAGCATCAGGCCCTGGGAGGCGGTGAACGTGGTGGTGACGGCACCGGCGGAAAGCGCTCCGTGCACCGCTCCGGCGGCACCGGCTTCGGATTGAAGTTCGACCACGTCGACCGTGGTGCCGTTGATGTTTTTGCGGCCGTCCGCGGCCCAGGCGTCGGCAAGCTCACCCATCGTGGAAGACGGGGTGATCGGGTAGATGGCAGCCACTTCGGCGAACGCGTAGGCCACGTGCGCCGCGGCGGTGTTGCCGTCCATGGTGGCTTTGATATTCTTGGCCATGGATAATACTCCTTATCTATCTGTTTTTATATTTAATTAGCTGTGTATGAACCCTAGTTTTCGGAGGCAGGTTTGTGTCAATCTATTTCACTTGGGAGGCTTGGTCGCGGTGGCGCCGAGGCACGGAGTTTTTGAGTTTTAGCGTGGCGCAGCAGCAGAGTTTTTTATTGTTCGCAGAAGCCCTGCGGTGTTGACATTGAAGGAACGGCGTATTCGGCGTTGGGTGGGAAACCCCGGAGTGACAGGCAACAGATTATCATCATCCCCGGCTCAATCCGTTAATCCGTGCAATCCGTTAATCCGTATTGAATTACGAATACTCAGTTCCTGAGTTTTCGGGATCACGGTCTTGATACGGACTCTTGCCTTACCGTTGCTCGATTTCCGGCAGCATGATCACGCTGAGCTTGTTCACATCGGTGTTCAGATAGGTTTTGGCAGCGGCGAGGACACGTTCGCGGCTCAGGCTTTCGTAGTAGCCGGGAAGTTCCAGCCAATCTCCCAGGGGACGGTTCAGCCAGACGCTGGAGTGCAGTTGCCCCAGCCAGAAGCGGTTGGAGCGGATATCTTCCTGGTATTGCTGCTTCATGGTTTCGCGGGCGGCTGTGATGTACTTTTCCTCCAGCCGGCCGGCCTTGAGGCTGTCCAGAGTGGCGAAGATGGCGGTGTTAAGCTCGTCCACCCGCGCCGGCGAGCAACCCATGAAAGTGCCCAGAACGCTGTAGGGACGTGGAAATTCGGAGGCCATGGTGAAAGCTTGTATGAAGTACACGCCGCTGAGGTCCTCGCGGATGTTCTCGCGCAGTTTTTCGTTCAGCACATACTCCAGGCCGCTCAGATCCACTTGGTTTTGCAGGCTGTATGCGTATTCCCCGTTGGTAAAATGTGCCACAAAAGCGCGGTCGCTGGAGCCTTTGCGGAAGCGGATCTCGTGGATGCCGTCGCGCGGATCCAGGCCTGGATCGACCGGAGTGTCCTGACGCCTGAGCACGGGCAGGTTGCCCAGATAGGCCTGGCAATACTGTTTTAGCTGTTCTTCGTCGAAAGCACCCACGATGATGAAGCTGAAGTCCGAAAAATCGGCAAAGCGGTCACGGAACACGGCTTCCAGATCGGCCAGTTCCACCGCGTCGAGGTCCGCGTCGGCCAGATCTGTCTGATAAGGATGGTTGGCGTAAAGTTCCTTGTACATCCTGCTCATAAAGACATTCATCGGGTCCAGGTTGCGGTTTTGGTAGTATGTTTTCATCCGCTGCACGTGGGAGGCGAAATCCTGCTCATCGAAGCGCGGGGCGGTGGCGTACTGGTAAAGCAGCTGGAACATCAGTTCCATGTCCTGCGGCGAGCAGGAGGCGTTCACGCTTTCGCTGTAATTGCTCACGCCCAGGCTGGCATTCGCCACTTTGCCGGCGGTGGCTTTGCGCAGCGAGATGGAGTCAAAGTTGCCGAAGCCAGATTCCTCGATGTAGCCGGATAGCAGTTGGGAAGCGGGAAGCGCGTCCGCGGGATAGCGCGTGTAGCCGCCGGGGCTGACGGCACGCAACAGCACCTGGTCGTTCTTGAAATCCGTTTTCTTGGCGTAAACTTTCACCCCGTTGGCCAGGGTCCAGATCTTGGTTTGGGTTGCGGTGTCGGTCTCTTCACTCACGATAGCGGCGAGTGATGGAAAGTCTTTCATGATCGGCTCGTTCACGGTTTTATCTTCGTAAGGAGCGATCTCCAGGCTGTTCACACCGCGGGCGATCTCCAGCAGGCGTTCCTGCGTGGGATAGGCCAATTCCTCTTTCTGGGGGCCGCTCAGGCCAATGAACATGTTCTTGTCCTGGATCAGCTCCGCCACCATGGCGTTCACCTCGTCCAGGGATACCAGGTCGATCAGCTCCTGGGTGAGCAGCTGCCGGAATTCCGCGCTGGTAAAGACGTTCTGGTTCGAAAGGGCGTCCACGATCCCCCAGGCGATGTCGCCGGATTCACGGGTGCCTTGCTCCGCCACCTGACGCTCGGCATCGCGCAGGACGTCGATCTTGGCGCGTTCGAACTCGCTGGGCATAAAGCCAAAGCGCTGCACCCGTTCCGCTTCGGTGAGAATGGTGCTCAAAGCCTCTTCAGACTTGCCCTGGGTGTACATCGCGAACATCATGGAAGCGGACATCGTGCGCAACAGCGGATATTCCGTGGCGGCGGCAAAGGAATAGGGCGGATTGGGTTTTTTGCTGTTTTCCTCCAGACGGTGGTTGAGCATGGTATAGAACAGCGTGCCTTTCAGGTTGTTGTAATATTCGCCGAAATTGTTGACCCGCTGGACGTCCTTTTTCCACATCACCTGCAGCATGTTGCTCGGATATTCGGGATCGGTGGTCACGATGGCCTGGGGCGCGAGGTTGGCGGGAACGCTGAAATCCTCTCTGGGGCGGGGATCGACCCGGGCCGGGATGGCACCAAAGTATTGTTTCACCAGATCCAGCATGGCGTCAGGCTCAAAATCGCCCACGATCACCACGCTTTGGAGGTCTGGACGGTACCAGTCACGGTAAAAACGTTTGATGGTGTCATGCCCGAAGCCGCTGATCACCTCGTAAGTGCCGATGGGAGAGCGTTCCGCGTAGCGCGAACCGGCCAGAAACACGGCGTTCTGGGCATCCCGGACGCGTGAGCCGGCATCCTGCCCGAGCCGCCATTCCTCGATGATCACACCGCGCTCGCGTTCGATCTCGGAAGCCTCGAAACTAAGCTGGTGGGCCATGTCCGAAAGGATCAGCAGGCCCTGGTTCAGCTTGGCGCTGTCGTCGGTGGGGATCTTCAGTTGATAAACTGTGTAGTCGTAGCTGGTCATGGCGTTGAGGCCGTTGTAATAGCCCATGCCGATGGAGGAAAGGTAGTTCACCACCTCACTTTTGGCAAAGTTTTTGGTGCCGTTGAAGGCCATGTGTTCCGTGAAATGTGCCAGTCCGCGCTGATCCTCGTCCTCGTTCACGGAGCCCACATCCACGTAGAGCCGCAGTTCAGCGAGGTTGGCGGGTTTGGGGTTGCGCATGATGTAGTACGAGAGTCCATTGTCAAGTTGGCCGGACAGCACGGCGGGGTCCTGCTGCAGGGGGATCTGCATCAGTTCAGCGGGCTGAGCGGCAAGCCCGGCCAGCAGAGCCGTCAGGATGATGGTTGCGTAAAGCTTTGCGGTGATTTTCATGGTTCGGATGTGTCCTTTATTCTGGATCGCTGAGGGTGATCAGGAACTGCTGGTCCACCTGCAGGATGTTGGTGGGGTCTCCGTAGGTGTAGGTGGTGCCATCCACCATGCGCACGGTGGCATAATAGTAGAAGTTGTTGCTGTTGGTGGCATATTCCACAGGCAGATAGGCGAATCTTCCGGAATCTATGGCCCCCAGGTCGTGGGAGGCGACCACGCCCACGAAATTGTGTTTGTAGAGGGTGGCCTGGGCCACAGCCTGGCTGCTGTTGTTCACCACTTTGAAGCTGGCCCGGTTGGGGTTGATGTAGGCTGTCAGGGTCTCACCGGCGCGGATCTCCACCCGGGTGGTGTCGGTGAAGGTCTCGTTTTCCTCGTCGTAGATCTGGTAGGTTTCGCCCACCAGGCGCACTGGCACTTCCACCCTCACGTCCGGGTTGAGGATGTGCTGGTTGCCGGTTGCCACGGCGAAAATGTGTTCCGCGCCGGCCGGGATGGCCAGTTCATCCTCTTCGCCCAGGGTAACATAGACCGGATATGAGGTCTGGTTGAGCACGCGGAAACTGCCGCCTGATTCACAGGCGGTGAGGAACAGGATCGCCAGCAGCGGCAAGAGCAGCAGATAAGCTCGCTTCATGATAACACCTCTTTGTCGTTAAAGTCGTTGCCAGTCCATATCATCAGGCTGGTTTAAAAACCTTTTCCGGCCCAGCTTTTACCCCGCTGTCCTGATGTCAAGGATTATCTTGGCCCTCGCGCCGGAGGCCGAAACGGCCCTGAATCCGTTCAGGGTGCCGCTCGCGCTGCCGAGACCCAGGTTTTGCTTGACATTCCTGGCCGGAAGATCCGCTTTGGCGCGGGGATCGATGCCCGCCAGCAAGCGTTTCCCTGCTGTCCATGATGTTTGAAACCCAACGCGGCGGGAAAAGGAGCGCCTGATGACAAATGACTCCAGCAACCGGCTCTATGCCGATCTGGCCTGGCTCTGGCCACTCTGGGGAGATCCGGCCACAGAATACGCCGCCTATTGCGAATTCATGGTGAAAGGCCTGCGCCGCCACGCCCGGAGGGAATTGAAAACCCTGCTGAACGCCGGTTGCGGCGGCGGCAAGAACCTCTTCACCCTGCGCAAACACTTCCAGGTGACCGGGCTGGACCTCAGCGAACAGATGCTGGCCCTGGCGGCGGAGCTCAATCCCTGCTGCGAACTGCTCCGGGGCGATCTGCGCGATTATGGGCTGGACCGCGAGTTTGACGCCGTCTTCCTCGACGACGCCATCTCCTATCTGCTCACCGAGGATGACTTGGAACGCTCTTTCCGCCAGGCTTTCAAACATTTGGCCCCGGGCGGGGTGCTGGCCTTTAGCATCGACGCCACCTCCGAGAATTTCCAAAACCGGCGCACCCAGGTCTTCCAATCCATCCCCTCAGAGAAATATCCGGACACCGAAGTCACCTATATCACAAACGATTACCTGCAGGCTGACGGCAGCGTGTCCAACACCTTCATCTACCTGATCCGCCGGAACGGAGAACTGCGGATCGAGACCGACCAGCACGTCTGCGGCCTGTTTCCACTTGAAACCTGGCGGTACTTGCTGGAGCGAACAGGTTTTCAAATCGCGCGGGATGATTACGAAGAAAACGGAGACCAATACCCCAGCTTTTTCTGCCTGAAACCCTGACCGGCTCTAAATATCAATACGGTATCAATACGGAATCAATACGGATTTCATCCGTAATGATTCCGTATTGATACCGTATTGATATTGGGAGCGACCCGGGATTTGGCTGTCATTTGACGATGACGAACTTGCCCACTTTGATCCTGTTGTCGGCCTTGTTTTGCACGGAGAAGAGATAGACGCCGGGGGCAATGATCTGGTTGTGGCGGGAAAGCAGGTCCCAGGCGTGGATGCCGCTGGCGGAAAGGCCGTGTTCGGTGGCTTTGGAGACCGAGATCACGTCTTCCTGACAGGCTCCGTCGTGATCGATCTCGCGCACGAGGTCGCCAGCCAGGGTATAAACGCGGATCACGCAGCGCGCGGGCAGGTTCACGAACCACATCCTGCGGCTTTTGTCGCCGTTGGGGTCGTTGGGCCTGCGGCCGTCGAAGGCGCAGCTGCCCAGATAGGGATTGGGAACCACGTAGATGTTTTCCATGTCCTCGCGGGCCAGGGCGCCGGGAAAGAAGACCAGCATGTTGGCGTCGGGATCGCGTCCGGTTTCCAGAAAATTGAGCTCGTGCACGGGAATGCCGCGATCGAAGGCAGTTACGGCCACGTAGCATTCCCTGCCCTTGGGCGGGTGCGGGATCGAAGCGTGGTAATACCTGCGGGACAAGCGTTTCTGCCTTAAAAGTGACAAGGCCGAATCATCCCCGCCTGAGCCCGGGATGGAGTTTTGGCCACCGTGCCCGGGCAGGGGGATGAGTTTTGTATCCAGGAGGGCGTCGTAGATCTCGGCGCGCATCTGGGGATGCTTGAACAACCGGGCCTGCAGGGCCAGGACCAGATCCGCCGGCGCGCCGGGATAAAGAAGGGCGATGCGCCGGGCCTCCAGTTCCAGTTCCCGGCTCCATTCCACCTCCGGCGCGTAGATGGGCCAGCCGTAAAACAGATCGTCCGGATTGGTCGCGTAGGCGTAGTTTTCGTCCAGGCAGGTGTAGAGGCCGTAAGCGTCCGAATCCTGCCAGGCATTGGGGTTGGGCAGGCCTTTGTCCACGCCGAGATAGCCGCCGTAATCCACGAAGAGCGAGTCCGCGCCGGGGCAGCTGCTGTTCACCGCGTAATCTGAAAGGTCGCGCGGGGTTTCGGCCTTGTCCCAGCGTTCAACAAGCACCCAGTCTTCCTGCGAGCCGCTGCCGCTGCGGCTCCAGAGGCCGTAGCCCTGGAAATCGTGGCGCAGCCTGAAAGCGGTGTAGGGATTCACCCTGGCCTCGGGGTTGAAGACGAAGGTGGGATCGTTCAGCCGGGGCTGAAACTCCTCGGGAAAGCCGCTCCAGTCCACCCAGAGGGGATCGCTGTCCAGGCCGGGCCGGAAATTCGGACCGGAGGGGTCCTGCCAGCCGATGTCATCACTGCCCACGGTCATGGGATCGTAGCTGAATTCGCCGCGGTTATCCCAGTAAAGGTCGATGCTGTTGCCG from Candidatus Cloacimonadota bacterium includes:
- a CDS encoding class I SAM-dependent methyltransferase, whose translation is MTNDSSNRLYADLAWLWPLWGDPATEYAAYCEFMVKGLRRHARRELKTLLNAGCGGGKNLFTLRKHFQVTGLDLSEQMLALAAELNPCCELLRGDLRDYGLDREFDAVFLDDAISYLLTEDDLERSFRQAFKHLAPGGVLAFSIDATSENFQNRRTQVFQSIPSEKYPDTEVTYITNDYLQADGSVSNTFIYLIRRNGELRIETDQHVCGLFPLETWRYLLERTGFQIARDDYEENGDQYPSFFCLKP
- a CDS encoding insulinase family protein yields the protein MKITAKLYATIILTALLAGLAAQPAELMQIPLQQDPAVLSGQLDNGLSYYIMRNPKPANLAELRLYVDVGSVNEDEDQRGLAHFTEHMAFNGTKNFAKSEVVNYLSSIGMGYYNGLNAMTSYDYTVYQLKIPTDDSAKLNQGLLILSDMAHQLSFEASEIERERGVIIEEWRLGQDAGSRVRDAQNAVFLAGSRYAERSPIGTYEVISGFGHDTIKRFYRDWYRPDLQSVVIVGDFEPDAMLDLVKQYFGAIPARVDPRPREDFSVPANLAPQAIVTTDPEYPSNMLQVMWKKDVQRVNNFGEYYNNLKGTLFYTMLNHRLEENSKKPNPPYSFAAATEYPLLRTMSASMMFAMYTQGKSEEALSTILTEAERVQRFGFMPSEFERAKIDVLRDAERQVAEQGTRESGDIAWGIVDALSNQNVFTSAEFRQLLTQELIDLVSLDEVNAMVAELIQDKNMFIGLSGPQKEELAYPTQERLLEIARGVNSLEIAPYEDKTVNEPIMKDFPSLAAIVSEETDTATQTKIWTLANGVKVYAKKTDFKNDQVLLRAVSPGGYTRYPADALPASQLLSGYIEESGFGNFDSISLRKATAGKVANASLGVSNYSESVNASCSPQDMELMFQLLYQYATAPRFDEQDFASHVQRMKTYYQNRNLDPMNVFMSRMYKELYANHPYQTDLADADLDAVELADLEAVFRDRFADFSDFSFIIVGAFDEEQLKQYCQAYLGNLPVLRRQDTPVDPGLDPRDGIHEIRFRKGSSDRAFVAHFTNGEYAYSLQNQVDLSGLEYVLNEKLRENIREDLSGVYFIQAFTMASEFPRPYSVLGTFMGCSPARVDELNTAIFATLDSLKAGRLEEKYITAARETMKQQYQEDIRSNRFWLGQLHSSVWLNRPLGDWLELPGYYESLSRERVLAAAKTYLNTDVNKLSVIMLPEIEQR